In one window of Paracoccus saliphilus DNA:
- a CDS encoding DUF481 domain-containing protein produces the protein MKKITLLSGATAILTALSVPAFAQTEIATGAGATGVADVNDGITDIEDAVEDSFERSADPDRFGPSDRRQGLFGNMSLSYTGRTGNTENQDFALAGRLQHNQAPFAQSIGLAIEFGEDDDGNKDKEEVSAIYDAQYYFNDRFYAFALGRINIDGLVDGYDNTDESVRDFDEDDDLRRDGFLGFGPGYRVINTDTTTWRVQAGVGVRYTQTGLQHLQDESETEVGYIASSRVYHRFNETVFVTNDTDYLTSSEGGDVLTNEFGVNFKMSDQLATRLSYTTEYQSDREIRTDNTLGVAVVYGF, from the coding sequence ATGAAAAAGATTACCCTTCTCAGCGGTGCGACCGCCATTCTGACGGCTCTGTCGGTTCCGGCCTTTGCCCAAACCGAAATCGCAACCGGTGCCGGCGCGACCGGCGTCGCAGACGTGAATGACGGTATCACGGATATCGAAGACGCCGTGGAAGACAGCTTCGAGCGTTCGGCCGATCCCGACCGTTTTGGCCCCTCGGACCGCCGTCAGGGTCTGTTCGGCAACATGTCCCTGAGCTATACCGGCCGTACCGGCAACACCGAGAATCAGGATTTCGCCCTGGCCGGCCGTCTTCAGCATAACCAGGCGCCTTTCGCGCAGAGCATCGGTCTCGCGATCGAGTTCGGCGAGGATGACGATGGCAACAAGGACAAGGAAGAAGTCAGCGCGATCTATGACGCGCAGTACTACTTCAACGATCGCTTCTATGCCTTCGCCCTGGGCCGCATCAATATCGACGGTCTGGTCGATGGCTATGACAACACCGATGAGAGTGTTCGCGATTTTGACGAGGATGACGATCTGCGCCGCGACGGCTTCCTCGGCTTCGGTCCGGGTTACCGCGTGATCAACACCGACACGACCACCTGGCGCGTTCAGGCCGGTGTCGGCGTTCGCTACACCCAGACTGGTCTGCAGCACCTGCAGGACGAGTCGGAAACCGAAGTCGGTTACATCGCCTCGTCGCGTGTCTATCACCGCTTCAACGAAACGGTGTTCGTGACCAACGATACCGACTACCTGACCTCGAGCGAGGGCGGAGACGTTCTGACCAACGAATTCGGCGTCAACTTCAAGATGTCGGATCAGCTGGCAACCCGTCTCAGCTACACCACCGAGTACCAGTCGGATCGTGAAATCCGCACCGACAACACGCTTGGTGTTGCGGTCGTTTACGGCTTCTGA
- a CDS encoding MmcB family DNA repair protein — protein MEHTLPSLPGQRLARGVARLLRSMDHAVLTEFVPIRGLRVDVISLGPKGELWIVECKSSRADFSSDRKWQGYLEWCDRYFWAVDADFPTDLLPADHGLILADPYDAEIQRMAPETRLAGARRAKVTRDFARAAALRLQGSIDPQPFA, from the coding sequence ATGGAACACACTTTGCCTTCCTTGCCGGGGCAACGACTGGCTCGCGGCGTCGCGCGGCTGTTGCGCAGCATGGATCATGCGGTGCTGACCGAATTCGTGCCGATACGGGGTTTGCGTGTCGATGTGATCAGCCTTGGCCCAAAGGGGGAGCTGTGGATCGTCGAATGCAAGAGCAGCCGGGCGGATTTCTCGAGTGATCGGAAATGGCAGGGCTACCTGGAATGGTGCGATCGATATTTCTGGGCGGTGGATGCGGATTTCCCGACCGACCTGCTGCCCGCGGATCATGGATTGATCCTCGCCGATCCCTATGATGCCGAAATCCAGCGCATGGCCCCCGAGACGCGCCTTGCCGGGGCGAGGCGCGCCAAGGTCACGCGTGATTTCGCACGGGCCGCGGCGCTACGATTGCAGGGCAGTATCGATCCTCAGCCATTCGCTTGA
- a CDS encoding bifunctional allantoicase/(S)-ureidoglycine aminohydrolase, whose protein sequence is MSDQPPKGAPTGDPASVPRSTHPTGSYAGPVAGLPPQAGLTTDTAVFTDAYAIIPRTVMRDIVTSYLPGWEGMRMWVLARPLSGFAETFSQYIVELAEGGGSDHPDDDPEIQHAIFVTGGSLRVTIDGTAHDLTPGGFAYVPPGTAWSLRNITTGEAGFHWWRKRWQPVHGLNHPDPIVAQEQDIAPSPMPDTDGAWATTRFMDPADLRHDMHITVVTFQPGGSIPFAETHVMEHGLFVLEGKAVYRLNRDWAEVGPGDFMWLRAFCPQACYAGGPGRFRYLLYKDVNRHAALWPNR, encoded by the coding sequence ATGAGCGATCAGCCGCCAAAAGGTGCTCCGACCGGCGATCCCGCCTCCGTGCCCCGTAGCACGCATCCGACCGGCTCTTATGCCGGTCCCGTGGCGGGGCTGCCTCCACAGGCCGGGCTGACGACCGATACCGCTGTCTTCACCGATGCCTATGCGATCATCCCACGCACGGTGATGCGCGATATCGTCACCAGCTACCTGCCGGGATGGGAAGGAATGCGGATGTGGGTGCTTGCCCGCCCGCTTTCCGGTTTTGCCGAGACCTTCAGTCAATATATCGTGGAACTGGCCGAGGGCGGCGGCAGCGACCATCCCGATGACGATCCCGAGATCCAGCACGCGATCTTTGTGACCGGCGGCAGCTTGCGCGTCACCATCGACGGCACCGCCCATGACCTGACACCGGGCGGTTTCGCCTATGTGCCGCCGGGAACGGCATGGTCGCTGCGCAATATCACCACCGGCGAGGCCGGGTTCCACTGGTGGCGCAAGCGCTGGCAGCCTGTCCATGGCCTCAACCATCCCGACCCGATCGTCGCGCAGGAGCAGGATATCGCCCCCTCGCCCATGCCCGATACCGACGGGGCCTGGGCCACGACCCGCTTCATGGACCCGGCCGATCTGCGCCACGACATGCATATCACCGTGGTCACATTCCAACCCGGCGGCTCGATTCCCTTCGCCGAAACCCATGTGATGGAACACGGGCTCTTCGTGCTGGAAGGCAAGGCCGTCTATCGCCTCAACCGCGATTGGGCCGAGGTCGGACCCGGCGATTTCATGTGGCTGCGCGCCTTCTGCCCACAGGCCTGCTATGCGGGGGGACCGGGACGGTTCCGCTATCTGCTTTACAAGGATGTGAATCGCCACGCGGCATTGTGGCCAAATCGCTGA
- the puuE gene encoding allantoinase PuuE, whose product MRYSRDMRGYGENTPDPQWPGGARIAIQIVVNYEEGGENSIEHGDAASEGFLSEIPGAQPWPGQRHWNMETIYEYGARAGFWRLHRILKDIPVTVYGVATALQRSPEQTRAMMDAGWEMATHGYKWIEYKDVSRETEAEHIAEAVRIHTEVTGSRPLGFYQGRASMNTVALGCEEGGFEYLADTYADELPFWHIHKGKPQLMVPYTLDANDMRFANGGFTNGEEFFIYLRDAFDNLYREGLEGAPKMLSIGLHCRLAGRPGRAEAVRRFIEHARAHEGVWFATRLDIARHWKQVHPYQDRTRPSQMDRAAFVESFGGIYEHSPFIAERVWDGEMGAVHDSAAGLAARMAQVFRAASDEERLGVLTAHPDLAGKLAAAKRLTAESTAEQASAGLDALTDAERTEFTRLNDAYTAKHGFPFIIAVRDHDKAGILAAMQARADNDTPTERGEAEAQVMRIAELRLKEVLK is encoded by the coding sequence ATGCGCTACAGCCGCGACATGCGAGGATATGGCGAAAACACCCCGGATCCGCAATGGCCCGGAGGCGCGAGAATCGCCATCCAGATCGTCGTCAATTACGAGGAAGGCGGCGAGAACAGCATCGAGCATGGCGACGCCGCCTCGGAAGGCTTCCTGTCGGAAATCCCCGGCGCACAGCCCTGGCCCGGCCAGCGGCACTGGAACATGGAAACGATCTATGAATACGGCGCCCGCGCCGGGTTCTGGCGCCTGCACCGCATCCTCAAGGATATCCCCGTCACGGTCTATGGCGTCGCCACTGCCCTGCAGCGCAGCCCCGAACAGACCCGTGCCATGATGGATGCCGGGTGGGAAATGGCCACCCATGGCTATAAATGGATCGAATACAAGGATGTCTCGCGCGAGACCGAGGCCGAGCATATCGCCGAGGCGGTCCGCATCCATACCGAGGTCACCGGCAGCCGTCCCCTGGGATTCTACCAGGGCCGCGCCTCGATGAACACGGTGGCGCTTGGTTGTGAAGAAGGCGGGTTCGAGTATCTTGCCGACACCTATGCCGACGAACTGCCCTTCTGGCATATCCATAAGGGCAAGCCGCAGCTGATGGTGCCCTATACGCTGGACGCCAATGACATGCGTTTCGCCAATGGCGGCTTTACCAATGGCGAGGAATTCTTCATCTACCTGCGCGATGCATTTGACAACCTGTATCGCGAAGGGCTCGAGGGCGCACCCAAGATGCTGTCCATCGGCCTGCATTGCCGGTTGGCCGGACGCCCCGGGCGGGCCGAGGCAGTGCGCCGCTTCATCGAACATGCCCGTGCGCATGAGGGCGTGTGGTTTGCGACCCGCCTCGATATCGCGCGCCACTGGAAGCAGGTGCATCCCTACCAGGACCGCACCCGCCCCTCGCAAATGGACCGCGCCGCCTTCGTCGAATCCTTCGGCGGTATCTACGAGCACTCTCCCTTCATCGCGGAACGTGTCTGGGATGGGGAAATGGGGGCCGTGCATGACAGCGCGGCGGGGCTTGCCGCCCGGATGGCTCAGGTCTTCCGTGCCGCCAGCGACGAGGAACGGCTTGGCGTGCTGACCGCCCATCCCGACCTGGCGGGCAAGCTGGCCGCCGCAAAGCGCCTGACCGCCGAGAGCACCGCCGAACAGGCCAGCGCCGGGCTGGACGCGCTGACCGATGCCGAGCGCACGGAGTTCACCCGCCTGAACGACGCCTACACGGCCAAGCACGGTTTTCCCTTCATCATCGCCGTGCGCGACCATGACAAGGCAGGCATCCTCGCCGCCATGCAGGCGCGGGCGGATAACGACACCCCTACCGAACGCGGAGAGGCCGAGGCGCAGGTCATGCGTATCGCCGAACTTCGGCTCAAGGAGGTCCTGAAATGA
- a CDS encoding NCS2 family permease, which translates to MERYFKLAEHGSSIRTEVIAGVTTFLTMAYIIFVNPDILSSTGMDRDAVFVATCLAAAIGSAIMGLWANWPIGMAPGMGLNAFFAFTVVGAMGFTWQEALGAVFVSGIIFLILSVTGIRRWLISGIPTSMRSAIAAGIGLFLAIIAMKSSGIVVASDATFVMLGDLTSTGTLLTIAGFFIIAALDALKVPGSILIGILVITVAAMLLGVTQFSGVMSAPPSIAPTFMQLDLLGALSFGIFHVILVMVLVEVFDATGTLIGVAKRGGLLTEGPTHKNKNLGRALMADSSAILAGSMLGTSSTTAYAESASGVQAGGRTGLTALVVAALFLLAMFFAPLAGAVPAVATAPALLYVAALMVRELTEVDFDDVTEAAPAVLTAIAMPFTYSIANGLAFGFVSYAVLKLLTGRAREVHAATWIVAALFVIRFAFFPEG; encoded by the coding sequence ATGGAACGTTACTTCAAGCTGGCCGAGCATGGCAGCAGTATCAGGACCGAGGTGATCGCAGGCGTGACCACCTTCCTGACAATGGCCTATATTATTTTCGTCAATCCCGACATCCTGTCCTCGACCGGCATGGACCGGGACGCGGTCTTCGTGGCGACTTGCCTTGCGGCCGCAATCGGCTCGGCCATCATGGGGCTGTGGGCGAACTGGCCCATCGGCATGGCACCGGGAATGGGGCTGAACGCGTTTTTCGCCTTTACCGTCGTGGGGGCGATGGGCTTTACGTGGCAAGAGGCGCTCGGCGCGGTGTTCGTCAGCGGGATCATCTTCCTGATCCTGTCGGTGACGGGAATCCGTCGCTGGCTGATCTCGGGCATTCCGACCTCGATGCGCAGCGCGATTGCCGCCGGGATCGGCTTGTTCCTGGCGATCATCGCGATGAAATCGTCGGGGATTGTCGTGGCCAGCGATGCGACCTTCGTCATGCTTGGCGACCTGACCTCGACGGGGACGCTGCTGACGATTGCCGGCTTCTTCATTATCGCGGCACTGGATGCGCTCAAGGTTCCCGGATCGATCCTGATCGGCATCCTCGTCATTACCGTGGCGGCGATGCTGCTGGGCGTGACCCAGTTCAGCGGCGTGATGTCCGCACCGCCCTCTATCGCGCCGACTTTCATGCAGCTCGATCTGCTGGGCGCGCTGAGCTTCGGCATCTTCCACGTGATCCTGGTCATGGTGCTGGTCGAGGTATTCGATGCTACCGGGACCCTGATCGGTGTCGCCAAGCGCGGGGGGCTTCTGACCGAGGGGCCGACGCATAAGAACAAGAATCTCGGCCGTGCGCTGATGGCGGATTCATCGGCGATCCTGGCGGGCTCGATGCTGGGGACCTCTTCGACCACCGCCTATGCCGAAAGCGCCTCGGGCGTGCAGGCGGGTGGCCGGACCGGTCTGACGGCGCTGGTTGTCGCGGCATTATTCCTGCTGGCGATGTTCTTTGCGCCGCTTGCGGGCGCGGTGCCCGCTGTCGCGACCGCTCCGGCATTGCTCTACGTGGCGGCGTTGATGGTGCGGGAACTGACCGAGGTCGATTTCGACGACGTGACCGAGGCCGCGCCAGCCGTGCTGACCGCGATTGCCATGCCCTTCACCTATTCCATCGCCAACGGGCTGGCCTTTGGCTTTGTCAGCTACGCGGTGCTGAAGCTGTTGACCGGCCGTGCGCGCGAGGTTCACGCGGCGACATGGATCGTCGCCGCGCTGTTCGTGATCCGCTTCGCCTTCTTCCCCGAAGGGTAA
- a CDS encoding FKBP-type peptidyl-prolyl cis-trans isomerase: MSQVSSGDVVRIHYTGRLPDGTQFDSSSGREPLEFKVGGGQIIPGLDRQIEGMAVGESGTLTIPADEAYGPRDENQIQTVSRTTLPPDLELSLGTNLQATTQDGGQIALTVVDLTEEEVTVDANHPLAGQDLIFDVEVVEIVEA, translated from the coding sequence ATGAGCCAAGTAAGCAGCGGCGATGTTGTCCGTATTCACTATACCGGCAGACTGCCCGATGGCACCCAGTTCGATTCCTCCTCCGGGCGCGAACCCCTGGAATTCAAGGTCGGCGGTGGCCAGATCATTCCAGGCCTCGACCGCCAGATCGAGGGCATGGCTGTGGGCGAGAGCGGAACGCTCACCATTCCCGCAGACGAAGCCTATGGCCCGCGCGACGAAAACCAGATCCAGACCGTGTCTCGTACAACGCTTCCGCCGGATCTCGAGCTTTCCCTCGGCACCAACCTTCAGGCGACGACTCAGGACGGTGGCCAGATCGCCCTTACTGTCGTTGATCTGACCGAAGAGGAAGTGACGGTCGACGCCAACCATCCGTTGGCCGGCCAGGATCTGATCTTCGACGTCGAAGTGGTGGAAATCGTCGAAGCCTGA